A segment of the Stigmatopora nigra isolate UIUO_SnigA chromosome 15, RoL_Snig_1.1, whole genome shotgun sequence genome:
TTGACGAGATCACATTTTCTGTTATTACTTCTAGCAAATAGTTAAATGGATGTTACCTTTTTTTAGCCATTTCCTTCAACATCAACCTGGTGACATAACCTCTAGCTACAGCCTGAATGCGAGTCATCAGCACCGCCAAACGTTCATCGCGCATCTCCTCCAGAAGACCCAAAAGGCCTGCTTTGAAGAAGACCTGTGACAAAGTAAGAACATTACCCTGACAAAGAGCTCGAGTGGAGTATTTGGACAAATACCTTTGTGCATCCAAATCTATACTGGGCATGATCAACATCGATGGAGGACAGAAGATTCTCTGATGCCTTTTTACTGTCCATGAACTGGCCTTCAGGGATGGCGCTGGTATTCAAAATCCTGTACCTGCAACATATTTACGGTTAATATGATTCAAAAAATATCATTCTATGGCCACAACAGATATGAAATACCTCTGTCTGAAGTCTCCATACAGAATCCGGCTTGGGAATCCCTTCCGACAAATCCTGATTCCTTCTAGTACGCCATTACAGCGAAGTTGATGCAGAACAAGATGGTGATCCATCACCCCTATTTTGAGGACAAACCAAGTGTCATCTAgcctgtgtaataactttgacTGTTGCATTGTCCTTACCTGGAGTCTTGGTCTCATTGGGGATGATGCACCTGACAAAGTGGGGGTGTGTAGACTTGAGGTTGGCCATTAGCTTGTTGAGGTTTTCCTGGAGAAGGTCAAcaatgaagaaaatgactgaagaAATCTAGACTTTAATGGTCAATAATTTCTATCTATTTACCCTAAAAAGAGCAGAGACCGTCTGGAAAGATGAACCTTTTTTCTTGGAGCTTTTCTTGATTCCGTCAGCTAAAATGTCAAACAGATATATGATGAGTGACCATGTTTTCTAGTCGGATAATTTCTGTGTTTCGCTTGTAGAGGACTGACCGTCTGCTGAGGCATATGTAGCAAAAAGATGGGATAGTAGCTTGACCGAGGCTTTTTGGTAAAGCTGCACCACTGTGTCATTAAGGGGGTCTTTGTTCTTCTCCAGCCAGCCACTTAGGTTGTAGTCCACGGTGCCGGCATAATGCATCAGAGAAAAGTGAGCCTCGGATTTTCCTTTGGAAGGCTTGGGTTTCTGGAAGATGCTGTTGCTCTGGTGTTGGTCGTAAAGTTTGTTCTTAAAAGACATGTCTGTAGCCTTTGGGAACATGCACTCCTCTTCCAGAATGGAGAAGATGCCCATTGGCTGCATTAAGGAAAGTTAATGAGATTACAATAGTATCAAAGTTCTAGAGATCTCATCTCTGAAGTCATCTTAAAGATTTATTTCGTATTAGCAACAGTTTGActcaaagaaaatgcaaaatcatgtgACCCACCTTCTCAATAAGTTCGATGCAAGCCGCTAGGTCCATCCCAAAGTCGATGAACTCCCATTGGATGCCTTCCTTCTTGTACTCTTCTTGTTCCAGCACAAACATATGGTGGTTGAAGAATTGCTGAAGCTTCTCATTGGTGAAGTTAATGCACAACTGCTCCAGACTATTCATCTGAATTCAGGAGAATTGGACAGTTAAGAATGTTAGCAACAGTAAGCAGGTCCTTGGGGAAAGATAACAAAGCCTCAAACGTCTCAAAAGAAACACTATACTTGATTTATCACTGATACTAATTGTCACATTTGTTGCCTTACCTCAAAAATCTCAAACCCTGCAATATCCAAGACCCCAATAAAGTGTTGCCTGGGAAGTCTGGTGTCCAGTGTCTTGTTGATTCTAGTAACCATCCACAGGAAGAGCTTCTCATACACGGCCTTGGACAAGGCACCCATTGCATTGTTCACCTGAGAACCAAAACAGTACATCAATATATGTCTGTGGTTTTATGTAGGGAAGGAGAGGAATTGACCTGCTGTGGCGTCTGGCCTTTGGTGACATACTCATTGCCAACCTTCACTCGAGGGTTGCACAGTGCCTTGAGCAGGTCGGCTGAATTGAGCCCCATGAGGTAGGCCACTTTGTCGGCCACTGTGGGGTGATAAATGTTACcattttgtgttcttttggGGGAGGAACTGGATACTTTACCCTCGGTGCCGTCAGGTTCCGCTTGTTCTTCGCGCTGTTTTTGCTTGAATTTCATGTTCCCGATGTGCATCACAGCCCCGGTTAGTTTATAAATGCCAATCTTCTCCTCCGCGTTGAAACCCAGAATGTCAATAGCGCTCTAGGGCAGACAAATGTAGGACCAATGCTTTCGTGTTAGTGAAAGAAATTAGTTTGAGGACCCTTCCCAATCATTTTGTAAGCTGATTTAACAAGTCCTGATAGCAGGTGTCCTACAAAGTCAAAAGGTTTTAGTTTGCAATTCTCTGAAATGATGTTAAATGATGaatagatggatggataaatAATTCTTCAAAATAAACTGACATCTGTAGCCATGAGCTCCTCCGCATCGTTGATGCTCTGCACACTGATTTCGCCCTGGCTGATGAAAGGATAGTCGAAAGGATTGGACGTGATGAGCATCATGTCTGTGATTGGAACGAGAACCGGCAAGAGTTTTATTATCTTCACGTTGTCGCAACTCATCGACATGAGTGAGTTCTTACCGATGAGATCGGGCTTCTTGTTGGACAAGATCTGGTAGAAGATATGGTAGCTCCTCTCAGCCGGCAGCTGGAAGGTCACCCGGGATTTCTCAAGCAGATCTCAATCGGAGGTAAACGGAGCACAATCGCTTTTAATGTTGACGCCATGGACGACGTTTTTCAGTTAAAGGACAACGAAAGCAAACATACATGTTTCGATATCAGCTGATGCCAACTTGCCCTTTGTCCCAAAGTGGATGCGAATAAATTTGCCCTGCAAATTCAGTTAAAATGGCAATTTAGTTGATGATTAAAACATGGTAAAGGTGATATTCTAATTCAAAGACAAATGTTACAGATAAGTATAGTGTGCACTAAACAAAGTTGGTCATCATAAGCATAACATTCATGTCTGGACTCACAAATCGTGACGAGTTGTCATTCCTCACAGTCTTGGCGTTCCCAAAAGCTTCCAGAAGAGGGTTGGCTTGGATAATTTGATCTTCCAGCGTTCCCTAAAGGTGAGGACATATTCAAACATATTCTTTATCACCCTCATCTCTGTTTGTAAACTTGCTAAAGGCAATCAACCTGTGCTTTTTCATGAATTTGCTCCTTCTTGCTGGAGTCGCCCACTGACACGATGGTCGCAAAGTACTGGATCACCCGCTTGGTGTTGACCGTCTTGCCTGCTCCGGATTCGCCACTTCCGCAATCCGGATTGGAAAATTGGTAAGTGGAACTATTTCAGAGGAAAGGACTAACTAGGTAGAACTTACGTGATGAGGAGAGACTGGTTCTCTCGATCTGTAAAAACCAAGAACACAAGGAAGTCATAGATTAAGACAGACCACATCCACCTTATTTCTAgcaagaaaaatgtattattttggcCTTCACCTGTCAGCATGTACTGATACGCATTGTCAGAGATGGAGAAGATATGCGGAGGGGCTTCCTGACGTTTCCTTCCCCGATAGGCTGCCACTACTTGGGGGTTGTAGACGGGCAACCACTTGTACGGGTTGACCGTCACACAGAAAAGACCAGAGTAGGTCTAGCGAAGAGCCAATGAAACGATAGATTATTATCAGGACTCGGTAGGAACTGGCATTTTTATTCTGTTTAGTCTCACGTAAATCATCCAGGCGGCATAGCGTTCCTTGAGGTTGAATAGCACAGCCGGCTCGTGGAGGTGCGTCAAAAGAGCCATGTCCTcgattttgtcaaattttggcgGGTTCATAGGTCGGAGGTCATCCTGGTGCACTGTTGACACCTAAAAGGCACGCCACAATGTTTCTCCGTCATGCTAGTTGAGTCCGCCCCTCGTAGTCAGGTCTCACCTTGCCACCGTCGGTTTCCACGGTAACGTTGCTGCCGTCGTGGCTCTTGATTATGCCCTTGACGTATTCGTGTTTGGGATCGGGTACGAAGACAGCCACCTTGGCGTCAAACGGCACGTTTTGTGCCGCGATTCGCTCCCGCTCCGTTTTGCGCAGGTAAGGGGCAGCCGCCCCAAAAATTTCCATCTCCGCGTCACTCATTTTTGCCTGAGTTTAGAGTCAATTGGAAAAATTGACAACTGCTATGCTATCAAAACAAGCCCAAAATTACCCTAAAATTTCCTTCTTAGATCTTCTGGAACAAGTAATAAATATTGTGCACACAAATACTTCTTGAGAATAAACATGCATTCTGTTCAATCTACTGAAATACTCTGTAAAAGTACTCCAAATATGATCAAATACTCCCAAAAGTGTTCTAAATTGCTGCAAACCTAATGAAATTAAATCTTATAATGAATTAAAACTTAAGAGTCATGTAAATATACCCTTAAATCCACTAAAATACATTAGTTGTATGTCAGTCGCAGTATTAAAATACTCCCATAAAGTAATTTAAATCGATGAATGAGATGTACTCCAAGTTAGGTTACAATAACATATAAattatactatatgtatatataatctcAAACCATTACTCATTAGATTTTTActtataaataaacattttgcgAAAGTTCGGATTGAACTCAAGGTTTTTTAGTGTCCACTAGAGGGCGCATGGAGGAgcaaaataatgcatttcattACCATTCGATATCAATTCTTTATGATGCGATATTTTCCATCATAATGTTTTTTGATAGGCTCCCAAACAATGTCGTCGTACTCACGTTATCCGAAGCCGAGGTTGGGACGTCAGAGATGTCGTTATCGCAACAAACAGCGGACTACTTTTATACAGCTAGTGGGTGCTTCTTCTACTATATTTGGGGGCCAACTATGTGACTTTTTGCTATGTTTAGCCACGGCGTGTCacttttaaacactttaacTCTGTGTGCCttgcattaaaaagaaatgaacacTCCAGGGCCCTGGCTTACGGGCCTCATTTGGGGGGGATCACATGAGATTAGGACGTTGTTTGGGGCGTCATTGTGCTGGGCCAGACAGAGAGGCAGGCGCTTCTTCACAAATTGCCCATAGCGTTGGCTTCTGATTGGCCTAAGCCTCCCGAAGACCACAGTCTGGACATGCGACCAATCGGCGACCGCTCGTCGCATCTTATTATTAGCATCTGGGCAGGGGGCCCTCGATTTCGCCAGCCAAAGATCCTAACTCAATTTAAGGTAAATACGTTGATCCCATTAAAATCCATTTGGATTCTGTTAAGGAATTCTGCCACACCTCGAAAAACAACGTTTGTATAAAAATTGTTTAAAgagacaataataatacaaaatgaagACTGTTTTCCTGCatattcctgattttttttcagtatttgttTAGTAAAtatgtaggttttttttgctAAACATGACTGAAGTAAGGTaacttttaaatgtaaatctTTCCTTGAAAAAGATAAGAGTGTAATTCACCAAATTAGGTTATTTAAAATAGGTTATTTGCAGGTACTACAGAGCCCCAAAAAGTGGTAGCCTTTAAAATCGATTATTATTGGTCCAGATCGCTGTATTATTAGATCATTACTAAAAGCCAGTGGCctccagatattttttttccaaacgtgACCTGTAATTAAAGCGAGCCTCCAAAGTAAACACATAATATACCATGACATGATGTTACATGACATAATGTTGCGTCGAGGGGAGTTACAGACGCTAAGTGGTTGTCACTCACCCCGTGGCTGAGGTCACTTGAAGGTCCGCTGACAGCTGCATCAATTGTCTTTCACTACGCTTTTGGCCAGCCCCCTATTACgttgttttttctccccctACTTGTCGAAAGACAGTTTGATGATAATGACCACACGACAGcgcttatttttattatttaaagcaCTCATCTTTGTCACGGTCCTAATCATAGTATGTCTGTCAACCCATATTAATATACATAATAGCATCATAttgttacatatatatatatacacaaaaatgaatgataCTGTAATACATTGATTGTATACATTACCAGTCatagatttagattttttttttgtggtaattCAGGGATTAAAAAGTTTTACTGTCCGACTACGGGAGCGATTTAGATATGGAATGCAAGAATGACATTTTGAAAAGCGCTGATTAATTCAGAAGTCATATCGCGCCGTGTTAGGTCGCGGCCCCAAAGGAGAATGTTTTCTTTACTAATCCACTTTCTAAAGGAGGgacgcagcagcagcagcagcagctgccAAGCCAGTCGGTGGGTCTATTTTAATAGCACGcttggaaacttttttttttccatttttgtttttctttggaatTCCTGACAGATGGCTTTGGTCAACAATTTGTGTTGGGTTGTTGGACATGGTTGGTACTAAAAACATCATCAGTTAATCTGTTGTAGACATTTTGGGTCAATTCCATTGTATGGAGCTCCAAGTTTAGTTGTTTTTGCACATAAAGCTAATCTATCAAACTCGTTctgacagtttgatttaaacCAGAAACATGAATTACTATGGCTTGACCTACCTATGAATGCAATTTAATAATATAGTAGTTAACCAGCCTATGAGACTCATTAAGCCACGCCCCATAAAATTATGACCCCAACACATTTAAATCCTACAGTGGTCCcttatgtgtttgtttgttttaataagaacaatacaatacaaattcTTGAAtgcaaatacaatatttttggcTTATTTTATACAAACGTTTCCGACTTAGTCAGTCCTCAAAGAGTGAAACAGCATAAAATCAAGCAGTTAAAGACTTTGCAaggaatgtgaaaaaaaacattttaatttccccaaaaaataataaagccaCGTCTGTCTCAAGTTCATTAGAGTTTATGCCATTTGACATTCTTTTATTTCTCCGTCTTGAACTTCCTCATATGAGCAGCGATGCTGTTGGAGATTTcaacatttcttttgttttgaccAAAATAGTCCACAAATTGGCCATCGGGTCCCACCAAGTACATGATGATGGTGTGGTCCaccttaggaaaaaaaattaagagtcAATGGAATTGTggaagtctttttttgtgtcaacatACACTAGTTCAACTCACAATGTAGTCGTTATCTTCATCTTTTGGTCCTTGACTATAGTAAACTCTGTAAGCTCTTGAAACTTCATCCACTTGAGCTTTGCTGCCCGTCAGACCAATCAGCTTTGGAGAAAACTCTAGAAAACACAGGAAGGAATTAGAACCTGAtaaaatgtcaccaaaaatCAGACTTATTGAAATCCACAAACCTTTGACGTAGGTTCCCATGGCTTCTGGCGTGTCCCGTTCGGGGTCGATGGTGATGAGGAGTGGCGTCAGGTTGGGAATAGTCTTAATTTTgtctataaataataatgataatttaaAAAGTGAACTAAATGACTCAATGCAATTGGTTAGATTGGTGTATGTCATTATTTACCGATTTCTTCGACCACCTCGATCATCTTCTCTATCTCATCAGGGCAAATGTCTGGACAGTGCGTGAAGCCGAAGTAGATGAGCACCCACTGGCCCAGAAAGTCGTCGTTCGTCACCGACTTTTTGTTGTGGTCCACTAGTGAAAACGGGCCACCCAATGCTGGACGCCCGATCGACTTGTTGCGCTCTTTTTCGATCACTGCGACAAAGATTATTGTTAGATACTGGAATGCTTGTTTAATGCTTGCATATCTTAGGGTATCCATCTTTTCATCTTCGCTTCATTGCTTACTCTCTTCTTTTTCGCTCTTGAAGTATTTCATCGCGCCGAGCAGGGTTCCACCGATGGCGAAGGTGACGGCTAAAGATTTCCATGTGACGGGCTTTacagaaaacaaaagacaacaacaacagttaCAGTTCATTTTTTCATGTTGATGTCGTTTAAGGTCAACTGAAATTTGCGGCTCCCGTCTTACTGATGCTGATTGGGTGTCTTATATAGGCCCTTTCCAAAATCTGCAGattttacaatgtttttattgatttatttttgtttaactcaCCCCAGACTTTTTGATTTTGTCCTTTGATGAAGGCTGTGGAGGAAGAGTCGAAAACTGTTTGGAGTTCTGCGGATATTGACCTTGTGTTGTTCGACAGGAGTGCCACGCCCTCAAATTCACCTGTCAATCAAACCATGGACAGATGACCATGTTTGATttaccagccaatcaaaagGGTACATTTGTGAATTAATAATCATTCAATTTTAGAATCTATATTGGCTCTTATGCACCAATATGGAATCAACTAGACACGGACTGGCTTTGCATGTAGCTGACCTACCTGGCAGCAGACATTTGTCAGGGGCGATGACAGCGTGCACGTTGGTTCGATGGTTCTCCGAACAAGAGTATGGATATGTCTGACGTCTTGTAAGATTTTAAAGTTAAGGACAAACCGTTTGCAGCTCAGACGGTGAAACAAAACACCTACAGACATCTTTTTCGCCGCTTGCATGATGACAAAATGTGACATAAGGGAAACCGGAACCCGGCATTCCTAACTGCTCTCAGGTCAGTCCATTTGGCCTGAACATATCTAAACGGCCGCTTTAGCTGTTCTCAAACCAGCAATCCAGAACATGCATGCAATAGTTACTTCTTCTTGTTATGTGTTTTGGCACCTTTGTTGCCCTCCAACGGACACAAATGGAACTACAATTTCTAGTCAATAAAAGGCGAACAGCAGAACATTGAAACAAACATTATTAACACTTGTACGTTATAATTTTGTAGGAATaccaaaattgaaataaaataaatatacacgtactcatttgaaagatttttcattttcattgcacaatgtaaaaaaaagataattacaGTACAAAACAGCATCTCTTTCTTCATCACAAAACAGCATCTCTTTCTTCATCAAGCATGTTTCTTGGTCCATAGTTTTCAGTCatacaaaataatgaaatggTGCTTTGTTTCTGTCAAAGTGCAGTCTTGCAGTGCGATGGCCAGTTAGCGCGTAGTTCCTCATGAGCGTGGAAGTAAAACCAGGTAACAAACGGGAAGAGGGTGACGAAGATGGCGGCCGATACTCTCAGCTTACCCACCGCCGATCTGCAATTCGACAAAAGGTGCACCAaacttttacactatatatataaaaacaacaacttgatGTGTTGAAGTTAACAGCACCTTCCAGAATGACGACACAGCAGAAGCCACAACACTGTCAACACCACACCACCAAATTCTCTATATAAATGAAACAAAGAGGAGTGTGATATGTCAAAATGCTGTTATTTgtaataattcaaaaaataagtCTACTTATACATTTCAGAAAGGATTTGAGATCTACTCTACATACCTTGCCTCCTCTTCTTGGAAGACACCTGACATGTTCTGTCCATATAGCTTCCATCCAATGATCAGGAGCATCCCAGTGCACAGCATCATGTGCAGGTCAGCCACGCGTCTCCATGGCAACGTCTCTGCAAAAATCATATGCTGTGTAAGTTATAACTAActgaacatttattttatattgcatCTAGCTGATATACATCCAAGTATTTTTAACTGGGGGCCCTGAATTGCCACATTCAACAAGGCAGACACGCTTACGTACGACTGCTCAGTGTTTATGGGTTTGCATACCTGTCACGTGGGGCTTGAAGCCAATGAGCGCACAGAGGAGGGAAGGAACACCGTAACCGAACTACATACAACACAAAAGTGGAAAAACGCgtttttaattcattgaaaTAGATTAAATGGGTGATATATATGCACTGTCCGTGTGTTTATTCATTACCATCCACAAGGCTGCATCCGGGTCGTTGATCTGGCCAACATATTCCAAATTACTGAGTTGAACAATGCGAATAACTTTTCCGGAGAAGAGTTTTAATGCTCACCTGTACGTACGTAGCCAAGGCAAAGAATAAAGACATCATCCCATTGCAAGCTCGCCAAAGAACGAGCATCCAAGTGGTCGCTGTGTACGCGCTGATTTGGATTCCCATTGCCCTCTCTGGCCGCCCGTCTGGGGAGTCAGGACGCCCCCTTTCAAGCATTCCCGTTGAGTCTCGGCTGTAATTTCCCCTTTCTCCCAATTCCAtctttgatttgtttatttgtcgCTAGTGTCCAAAAGGTAGGGTATTTTACATCTTGATCTATATCGTGATAGTGGAGTTAATACATGTTAAAGCCAACGCGGAGTTGATTATTTCACGTCTAACCAACCTTTGCAAGACTTgggtctaaagtacaaagtttaTATTTTAAGCTCACTTGCAGGTTTGTTTTGCCCAGTGAGTCTGTGTTAAGTCAAAGtccatttttaatattaaacttgCAGTTTCACCATACAAATCAACTTGTTTATGTATTGCTTATTTGCTGATTATTTATTGTGTTGTTatgtttattgattattcaaatgttgttgttatttgtgcactttgttaTGAAGCGTTAAATCTAATTATACTTCAATTATTGAAAATCTAATTTGTAAATACTAGTAGCACCCACAAAGTTAATTCAATGTATAATAGTATTCCCCAAAAAACACTTTGGACAAAATAACATATTTCTTTTGGtatcaaaaaacaaataaatacaaaaaaagagtgattttaaaaaagaaattgaaagcTAGATGTCAGTGTCACTCGGTCAGCTGATCGCCACTGGCTGCTACTAGCTTCCTCGCTTAGCTTAGCTTGTGCTAACCGATGTTGTCGTGAGCGCCACCTACACAGGTAGCCTTCCTCGCAAGCAGATCCCAACGCCAAATCTCGCCATTTTACCGGCCTCCACTGCCCCTGACACCCATCGGGGGTCTGTATGGTGCTGTGGAGTGCACATTATTGATTGTGGGCCAAGCAGGAGAAGTGTCCGAGCGCGTCATACACAACAGTCCGCTCGACAGACAATCAGCCAGCCGGTGCCGCTGATGGAATTCAAACACACAACAATGGCAAGTCCCGGTGTCAACAAGACATCATCGGCCGGCAGTAACAACGGCGGCTCGGTCAACGCCTCCTCGGCTATGCACCACCAGCCTTTGCAGCACATTAGCAGCGTGAGCAGCCTCCAGGGTAAGTAAACGGAGGATAAAAATCCCTGCAAAGGTGAATGCTAGCTGGGGTGTTAGCTGCTGGGGGGCTGCGGCTACTCCCTGGAGGAAAAGCCCCAGGGACACGTAACAGGGAGCGGCCACTGAGTCACATATAACCCCCTAAAATATATCGCGTTACCTGAAGATTTTATAGTGTCATGTTGTAGGTGCGTCACAAATTCCAGCGCAAAATTGCGCAATTTAAAAACACCACCCATGCCAGTTTTGTCTTGAAAATCGATTTATGATCATATTTGCGTGTGTTGCCTTAATGTAAATGTAGTGTATCGATGTTTAGTCACTGATGTTTAAATGTACATGTTTATCAAATCTATTGTTTATGTAATTGgcctttgaatgttttttttctcagacaTTTCTACATTTTAGGTCCTTGAGATTTTTCTTGGAAGATTTCACCTTATCAAATATTAAAATCTAATATATAAGACCTACTCTAGAATATAAGCTTATTAAATTGTGACCTGTATTTGTACTATTATACTCTTAGTGCCATAGCAGACTTCgttccaaaatgtatttcaaaacaATTCCCATGCAGAATCTTCTTTTGaacatctgtttttgttttgtttgtttattttggaagGGGCATTGAGCCATTTCTGATTGAACCATAACACCCTTGACATTCGCCACTCCGTTTGTGTCTATACTTGGCTTCATTCTTCAGGCTCTTAAACACAATCAGTGTTACTTGTCGACATTATGAGAACATCGAGTCAATTTTCTACACATTTCTCTTTTCCAGAAACTCATAGAAGCTCTTACAACATGATGCAATGGAAAATGAACATTGACATTGATGCATAATGTtctgtttttcccctttcagaCTCCAACACCTGCTGGAGGTGTCAGAGTGAAACCGGTAAGAGTTCCATTTAATTGACTTGACTGCATTTCCGCCTCATTACTTTAGTTCAGGTAACATTTAATATTGTTCTAATCTCTCTTGTCTTGATTTTGCATTTTCAACACAACGGCTGGGTTCGTCATAATAATTCGCATGTTGATTTTTAATACAAGAAATAAAGTGCATACGTTAACACCGCAAGTGATTTAATACTCTCACTCTGGCTGTCGTTATTagcgataaacatccaatcctcTGAGACCATTCACATTGAATATTTGTTGCTGTGGGATGTGataattccatgttttttcttcctACTCTGACTTTCCCCTCCACCTTGCTAACTAATGCTCGCTAACGTGGAACGATGGCGGTGAGACTACTACCAAacttgtcactttttttgttattttttccatcTGCATTTCCCTACTTCATTCGCACGGTTATATGTGGTGTCATCCATGTCGCATGTTGGTCCAAACATAAGTATTGAATGGGAAGTAAATGTTGTGCTCTCGCCTCCAGGCTTTCAGATAAACCTGTCTGGAGCACCCCCAAGTAAGGCCAACTTCACTGTGTGTGCGCGGGTGTGCACTCAGAACTcctaatattttgta
Coding sequences within it:
- the tmem220 gene encoding transmembrane protein 220: MELGERGNYSRDSTGMLERGRPDSPDGRPERAMGIQISAYTATTWMLVLWRACNGMMSLFFALATYVQINDPDAALWMFGYGVPSLLCALIGFKPHVTETLPWRRVADLHMMLCTGMLLIIGWKLYGQNMSGVFQEEEAREFGGVVLTVLWLLLCRHSGRSAVGKLRVSAAIFVTLFPFVTWFYFHAHEELRANWPSHCKTAL
- the sco1 gene encoding protein SCO1 homolog, mitochondrial, coding for MSHFVIMQAAKKMSVGVLFHRLSCKRFVLNFKILQDVRHIHTLVRRTIEPTCTLSSPLTNVCCQVNLRAWHSCRTTQGQYPQNSKQFSTLPPQPSSKDKIKKSGPVTWKSLAVTFAIGGTLLGAMKYFKSEKEEMIEKERNKSIGRPALGGPFSLVDHNKKSVTNDDFLGQWVLIYFGFTHCPDICPDEIEKMIEVVEEIDKIKTIPNLTPLLITIDPERDTPEAMGTYVKEFSPKLIGLTGSKAQVDEVSRAYRVYYSQGPKDEDNDYIVDHTIIMYLVGPDGQFVDYFGQNKRNVEISNSIAAHMRKFKTEK